The Caballeronia sp. Lep1P3 genome window below encodes:
- a CDS encoding Crp/Fnr family transcriptional regulator, whose amino-acid sequence MLTLQSDLHGNHLLGALPAHEWQALTPHLELVQLRTEQLLCDSGQRIHHVYFPTTAIISLLHTMEDGGSVEIAAVGREGMTGVPVLTGGETMPTRVQVQCPGFAYRMSAQALREQFGRSDFLRRLMLLYMQALLTQVAQTAACNRHHSLNKQLCRWLLIEIDRTASNELQVTQQLIADMLGVRREGVTEAAGKLHDAGLIHHSRGCIKVVDREGLEARACECYGLVKREFDRLLPRLRAQEVASASSV is encoded by the coding sequence ATGCTGACCCTCCAGTCCGACCTGCACGGCAATCACCTGCTCGGCGCGCTTCCGGCGCACGAATGGCAAGCGCTTACTCCGCATCTCGAACTCGTTCAACTCCGCACCGAACAACTTCTTTGCGATTCGGGCCAACGCATTCATCACGTCTACTTCCCGACGACGGCCATCATCTCGCTGCTGCATACGATGGAAGATGGCGGCTCCGTCGAGATCGCCGCAGTCGGCCGCGAAGGCATGACGGGCGTGCCTGTTCTCACGGGCGGCGAAACCATGCCGACGCGCGTGCAGGTGCAATGCCCCGGCTTCGCGTATCGCATGAGCGCCCAGGCGCTTCGCGAACAGTTCGGCCGCTCGGACTTCCTGCGCCGCCTGATGCTGCTCTATATGCAAGCCCTCCTCACGCAAGTCGCGCAAACGGCGGCGTGTAATCGTCATCACTCGCTCAACAAGCAGCTCTGCCGCTGGCTCCTTATCGAGATCGACCGCACCGCGTCGAACGAACTGCAAGTGACGCAGCAACTGATCGCGGACATGCTCGGCGTGCGTCGCGAAGGCGTGACCGAAGCGGCGGGCAAGCTGCACGACGCGGGTCTCATCCATCACAGCCGCGGCTGTATCAAGGTGGTGGATCGCGAAGGGCTCGAAGCGCGCGCATGCGAGTGCTACGGTCTTGTCAAGCGTGAGTTCGATCGCCTGCTGCCGCGTCTGCGTGCTCAGGAAGTGGCATCGGCATCCAGTGTCTGA
- a CDS encoding undecaprenyl-phosphate glucose phosphotransferase yields the protein MFGWTARCLDVFLIVAGGVIAHSMRYSSLNFFDIEKLLIAFNSVLALLLFPAFGVYDTWRGKPLPVMLARVALAWIAVAAAALLLAFTLHRMDRVSRLWFGYSTLISGALIVCAKCAVYYCLRVMRSHGLNQRTVAIVGAQGFARTLLAHLSSTPEQGFTPVCLFDTTGDEELHASGVGSRPGASTRLPVLNDFDALVEKVRAEEINEVWLALPLSQEHTIYRFVHALRHDFVNLRLIPDTRSISLFNHSMTDVAGLATINLTTSPVSTLQMWPKLLFDRCFAAGALLALSPLLIGIAIAIKATSKGPVFFTQKRKGADGRPFRIYKFRSMAVHHESTGHVTQAKRNDPRVTKIGAFLRRTSLDELPQFLNVLFGHMSVVGPRPHALEHDDLYKDLVYGYMFRYRIKPGITGWAQVNGYRGATEKVEKMQSRVKFDLFYIHNWSFWFDIKIVAMTMFKGFIGRNAY from the coding sequence ATGTTCGGCTGGACGGCACGTTGCCTCGACGTATTCCTCATCGTCGCGGGCGGGGTGATCGCGCATTCCATGCGCTACTCCTCGCTCAATTTTTTCGACATCGAGAAGCTGTTGATCGCGTTCAACAGCGTGCTGGCGCTGTTGCTGTTCCCGGCGTTCGGCGTGTATGACACATGGCGCGGCAAGCCGCTGCCCGTCATGCTCGCGCGCGTCGCGCTCGCGTGGATCGCCGTCGCCGCGGCAGCGCTGCTGCTCGCGTTCACGCTGCATCGCATGGATCGGGTGTCGCGCTTGTGGTTCGGGTACTCGACGCTCATATCCGGCGCGCTGATCGTCTGCGCGAAATGCGCGGTGTATTACTGCTTGCGGGTGATGCGCTCGCACGGCCTCAATCAGCGCACGGTCGCGATCGTCGGTGCGCAGGGCTTTGCGCGCACGCTCCTCGCGCACTTGAGCAGCACGCCGGAACAGGGCTTCACGCCGGTGTGCCTGTTCGATACGACCGGCGACGAAGAACTGCATGCAAGCGGCGTCGGCAGCCGTCCCGGTGCGTCCACGCGACTGCCGGTGCTGAACGACTTCGACGCGCTCGTCGAAAAGGTGCGCGCCGAGGAAATCAACGAAGTGTGGCTCGCGTTGCCGCTTTCGCAGGAGCACACGATCTATCGCTTCGTGCATGCGCTGCGGCATGATTTCGTGAATCTGCGGCTGATTCCGGACACGCGCAGCATCTCGCTGTTCAACCATTCGATGACCGATGTCGCGGGCCTCGCCACCATCAACCTGACGACCTCGCCTGTCAGCACGCTACAGATGTGGCCGAAGCTGCTCTTCGACCGCTGTTTCGCGGCCGGCGCACTGCTCGCGTTGTCGCCGCTATTGATCGGCATCGCCATCGCGATCAAGGCGACGTCGAAGGGGCCGGTGTTCTTCACGCAGAAACGCAAGGGCGCGGACGGACGGCCGTTTCGCATCTACAAGTTCCGCTCGATGGCGGTGCATCACGAGAGCACGGGTCACGTCACGCAAGCGAAGCGCAATGACCCGCGCGTGACGAAGATCGGCGCGTTCCTGCGTCGCACGAGCCTCGACGAGCTGCCGCAGTTCCTCAACGTGCTGTTCGGGCATATGTCGGTGGTGGGACCGCGTCCGCATGCGCTCGAACACGACGATCTCTACAAGGATCTCGTCTATGGCTACATGTTCCGCTATCGCATCAAGCCGGGCATTACGGGCTGGGCACAGGTGAACGGCTATCGCGGCGCGACGGAAAAGGTCGAGAAGATGCAGAGCCGCGTGAAGTTCGACCTCTTCTATATTCACAACTGGTCGTTCTGGTTCGACATCAAGATCGTCGCGATGACCATGTTCAAGGGATTCATCGGACGTAACGCGTATTGA
- a CDS encoding DUF2147 domain-containing protein — protein MNHSIRRLARGALGAFCAMAAASAFAQAATPAGTWQTIDDATGKPRAIIQIADEGNGQLSGKVVRGIGEFDHPERRCTACTDERKDQLIKGMTIITGTKPDGDAWDGGQILDPDNGKLYKCRMTLEDGGRKLVVRGYIGVSLLGRSQTWLRQQ, from the coding sequence ATGAATCATTCCATCCGCCGCTTGGCGCGCGGGGCGCTGGGCGCGTTCTGCGCAATGGCCGCCGCGAGCGCGTTTGCGCAGGCGGCGACGCCCGCAGGCACCTGGCAAACCATCGACGACGCGACGGGCAAGCCCCGCGCCATCATCCAGATCGCCGATGAGGGCAACGGGCAGCTTTCGGGCAAGGTCGTGCGCGGCATCGGCGAGTTCGACCATCCGGAGCGCCGCTGCACCGCCTGCACCGACGAGCGCAAGGATCAGCTCATCAAGGGCATGACGATCATCACCGGCACGAAGCCCGACGGCGACGCGTGGGACGGCGGGCAGATTCTCGATCCCGACAACGGCAAGCTCTACAAATGCAGGATGACGCTCGAAGACGGCGGGCGAAAGCTCGTGGTGCGCGGCTATATCGGCGTGTCGCTGCTGGGGCGGTCGCAAACGTGGCTGCGCCAGCAGTAA
- a CDS encoding SirB2 family protein, with amino-acid sequence MGDYFLPLRAVHMTCAGLSIAGFVLRWIWMLADSRLLAARATKIVPHIVDTLLLASAIALVAIIGFQPNAAWLCAKIAGLVVYIVLGTLALKRGRTKRSRAVFGVLAIVVFAFIASVARTHDPLGFLHAMS; translated from the coding sequence ATGGGCGATTACTTCCTGCCGTTGCGCGCGGTGCACATGACCTGCGCGGGATTGAGCATCGCGGGCTTCGTGCTGCGCTGGATCTGGATGCTGGCGGATTCGCGCCTGCTCGCCGCGCGCGCAACGAAAATTGTCCCGCATATCGTGGATACGTTGCTGCTCGCAAGCGCCATCGCACTCGTCGCGATCATCGGCTTTCAGCCGAATGCGGCGTGGCTTTGCGCGAAGATCGCGGGCCTCGTCGTCTATATCGTGCTCGGCACGCTTGCGCTCAAGCGCGGTCGCACGAAGCGCTCGCGCGCCGTCTTCGGCGTGCTGGCGATTGTCGTCTTCGCGTTCATCGCGTCGGTGGCGCGCACGCACGATCCGCTCGGCTTTCTGCACGCGATGTCCTGA
- the rnr gene encoding ribonuclease R, whose product MSKYPYPIPSREEILGVLRTSETPHSANDIAEALSIKRQEREGFFKRLAAMERDGQIRLDKRGHYQLTHPSNFVAGRVQGHRDGFGFLIRDDGQDDLFLPNGEMQKVMHNDRVLARIVGYDRRGRPEGHIVEVTDRANKRIIGRLVNENGALILVPEDKRIGHDILITQNPKKAKVGQVVSVDVTDFPSRHSQPLGRVAEVIGDIDDPGMEIEIAVRKYGVPHEFSDAALAAAAKLPDEVRPVDIRHRVDLRDVPLVTIDGEDARDFDDAVYCEPVTVGRGQGFRLLVAIADVSHYVRPNDPLDVDALDRSTSVYFPRRVIPMLPEKLSNGLCSLNPEVDRCVLVCDLVITARGEIKAYQFYPAVMHSAARLTYTEVAAVLTNTKGPEAAKRADLLPQLQNLHGVFKSLHAARQKRGAIDFDTTETYIVVNSQGKIEQIVPRHRNDAHRLIEECMLAANVCAADFLKRNKHPGLYRVHAGPTEEKLENLRQFLRGVGLTLTGGDKPHASDYAALIAQIRDRPDAQMLQSMVLRSMQQAVYSPDNIGHFGLAYEAYAHFTSPIRRYPDLLTHRAIYAILQGKKYLPDIGHDVSLSTGLTKAARETQKADDTARGRSRNSVAIWEELGLHCSSNERRADEASRDVEAWLKCYFMRDKLGEEYGGMVNGVTSFGIFVQLDSLFIEGLVHVTELGSDYFQYDEIKNELRGERTGIRYRMTDRVRVQVGRVDLDARKIDFRLVRDTPVKPSPRPPAGGGEHAAALGNGAAGPRVRSLSDDDTPGMRQRGGSKKGAPNAAARGGAAKKRGAASKSAARPARKKR is encoded by the coding sequence TTGAGCAAATATCCGTATCCGATTCCCAGCCGCGAAGAGATTCTCGGCGTGCTGCGCACGAGCGAAACTCCGCATTCCGCGAACGACATCGCCGAGGCGCTGTCGATCAAGCGCCAGGAGCGCGAAGGATTCTTCAAGCGACTGGCGGCCATGGAACGCGACGGGCAAATCCGCCTCGACAAGCGCGGCCATTATCAGCTCACGCATCCGTCGAATTTCGTGGCGGGACGCGTGCAAGGTCATCGCGACGGCTTCGGCTTTCTCATCCGCGACGACGGACAGGACGACCTCTTCCTCCCCAACGGCGAAATGCAGAAGGTCATGCACAACGATCGCGTGCTCGCGCGCATCGTCGGCTATGACCGGCGCGGGCGGCCGGAAGGCCATATCGTCGAAGTGACGGATCGCGCGAACAAGCGCATCATCGGGCGGCTCGTCAACGAGAACGGCGCGCTCATTCTCGTGCCGGAAGACAAGCGCATCGGTCACGACATTCTCATCACGCAGAATCCGAAGAAGGCGAAAGTCGGCCAGGTCGTGTCCGTCGATGTGACGGATTTCCCGAGCCGCCATTCGCAACCGCTCGGGCGCGTGGCCGAAGTGATCGGCGATATCGACGATCCCGGCATGGAGATCGAGATCGCCGTGCGCAAGTACGGCGTCCCGCATGAGTTCAGCGATGCCGCGCTGGCCGCAGCCGCGAAGCTGCCGGACGAAGTGCGGCCGGTGGACATTCGCCATCGCGTCGATCTGCGCGACGTGCCGCTCGTGACGATCGACGGCGAAGACGCCCGCGATTTCGACGACGCCGTCTATTGCGAGCCGGTGACGGTCGGCCGGGGACAAGGGTTCCGGCTGCTGGTCGCCATCGCCGACGTGTCGCACTACGTGCGCCCGAACGATCCGCTCGACGTCGATGCGCTCGACCGCAGCACGTCCGTGTACTTCCCGCGCCGCGTCATTCCGATGCTGCCGGAGAAGCTCTCCAACGGCCTCTGTTCGCTGAATCCGGAAGTCGACCGCTGCGTGCTGGTGTGCGACTTGGTCATCACCGCGCGCGGCGAGATCAAGGCGTATCAGTTTTACCCGGCCGTGATGCATTCGGCGGCGCGTCTCACGTACACCGAAGTCGCCGCGGTGCTGACCAACACGAAAGGCCCCGAAGCCGCGAAGCGCGCCGATCTGCTGCCGCAATTGCAGAATCTGCATGGCGTATTCAAGTCGCTGCACGCGGCGCGTCAGAAGCGCGGCGCGATCGACTTCGATACGACCGAGACGTATATCGTCGTGAATTCGCAGGGCAAGATCGAGCAGATCGTGCCGCGTCATCGCAACGACGCGCATCGGCTGATCGAGGAATGCATGCTCGCGGCGAACGTCTGCGCGGCGGATTTTCTGAAGCGCAACAAGCATCCCGGCTTGTACCGCGTGCACGCGGGGCCGACGGAGGAAAAGCTCGAGAATCTGCGGCAGTTTCTGCGCGGCGTCGGCCTCACGCTCACGGGCGGTGACAAGCCGCACGCAAGCGACTACGCCGCGCTCATCGCGCAAATCCGCGACCGGCCCGATGCCCAGATGCTTCAGTCGATGGTCCTGCGCTCGATGCAGCAAGCCGTCTACAGCCCGGACAACATCGGCCATTTCGGGCTGGCATATGAGGCATATGCCCACTTCACGAGCCCGATTCGCCGTTATCCCGACCTGCTCACGCATCGCGCCATCTACGCGATTCTGCAGGGCAAGAAGTATCTGCCGGACATCGGTCACGACGTTTCGCTGAGCACGGGCCTGACCAAAGCCGCGCGCGAGACGCAGAAGGCCGACGACACCGCGCGTGGCCGTTCGCGCAATAGCGTCGCGATCTGGGAAGAACTCGGTCTGCACTGTTCGTCGAACGAGCGCCGCGCCGACGAAGCCTCGCGCGACGTCGAAGCCTGGCTCAAGTGCTACTTCATGCGCGACAAGCTCGGCGAGGAATATGGCGGCATGGTGAACGGCGTGACGTCGTTCGGCATCTTCGTGCAGCTCGATTCGCTCTTCATCGAAGGCCTCGTGCACGTCACCGAACTCGGCTCCGACTATTTCCAGTACGACGAGATCAAGAACGAGCTGCGCGGCGAGCGCACCGGCATCCGCTACCGGATGACGGACCGCGTGCGCGTGCAGGTGGGCCGCGTCGATCTCGATGCGCGCAAGATCGACTTCCGCCTCGTGCGGGATACGCCGGTCAAGCCGTCGCCGCGTCCGCCGGCGGGCGGCGGCGAGCACGCGGCGGCGCTCGGCAACGGCGCGGCCGGTCCGCGCGTCCGCTCGCTGAGCGACGACGACACGCCCGGCATGCGTCAGCGCGGCGGCTCGAAGAAGGGCGCGCCGAACGCGGCGGCGCGCGGCGGCGCGGCGAAGAAGCGCGGCGCGGCGTCGAAGTCCGCGGCGCGGCCCGCGCGCAAGAAGCGATAG
- a CDS encoding DUF1571 domain-containing protein translates to MSRAPPKHFRHGKTARAFAMLIATLVAPCAAHAQSIDPTPSTTTTLNENVAQQVRWLSYAAASGTLASLPDDALVAVFRALDPRTLPRYLEQGLRRYASCEFTILRRERIGGKWPGRPDHMLVRTTREPLRIYARWLPDGAHAGQEVIYDDTRRPGELYGHLGGLLGFLPMWASVDGPLARAQSNHSIRELSIGAITQRFIDEGRKFADAGITRPSNIEVTTVDGVRVLALTYMAPAGQPTFYAKREVLGLDLEQPLFRTVESFDNDGVRFESVVFERIEPKSFDNLTFDPGNPGYRF, encoded by the coding sequence ATGTCGCGCGCGCCACCGAAGCACTTCCGCCACGGCAAGACAGCCCGCGCGTTTGCCATGCTCATAGCGACGCTCGTCGCCCCATGCGCCGCACATGCGCAAAGCATCGACCCGACTCCATCCACAACAACCACGCTCAACGAAAACGTCGCTCAACAAGTGCGCTGGCTCTCGTACGCCGCCGCCAGCGGCACGCTCGCCAGCCTGCCCGACGACGCGCTCGTCGCCGTCTTCCGCGCGCTCGACCCGCGCACGCTGCCACGCTATCTGGAGCAAGGGCTGCGGCGATACGCGTCGTGCGAATTCACGATCCTGCGACGCGAGCGCATCGGCGGAAAATGGCCCGGGCGCCCCGACCACATGCTCGTGCGCACAACGCGCGAGCCGCTGCGCATCTATGCGCGGTGGCTGCCCGATGGCGCGCACGCGGGCCAGGAAGTCATCTACGACGACACCCGGCGCCCCGGCGAACTCTACGGGCATCTCGGCGGGCTTCTCGGCTTCCTGCCGATGTGGGCGTCGGTCGACGGCCCGCTCGCCCGCGCGCAGTCGAATCACTCGATCCGCGAACTGAGCATCGGCGCGATCACGCAGCGCTTCATCGACGAAGGGCGCAAGTTCGCGGATGCCGGCATCACGCGGCCGTCGAACATAGAAGTGACAACCGTCGACGGCGTGCGCGTGCTCGCTCTCACGTATATGGCGCCGGCCGGTCAGCCGACGTTTTATGCAAAGCGCGAAGTGCTCGGTCTCGATCTCGAACAGCCGCTTTTCCGGACGGTCGAATCGTTCGACAACGACGGCGTGCGCTTCGAAAGCGTGGTTTTCGAGCGCATCGAGCCGAAGTCCTTCGACAATCTGACGTTCGATCCCGGCAATCCCGGCTACCGGTTTTGA
- the surE gene encoding 5'/3'-nucleotidase SurE has translation MPAIEPIVQRVLLTNDDGIDAPGLAVLEAVAAQIAHEVWVVAPEHDQSGTSHSISLHSPLRISRQGERRFGVQGTPGDCVVMAARHLMKDAPPTLVLSGINRGANLGVETMFSGTVGAAMTGLLLGLPSIALSQTFSDRDSVRWDTARALAPGVIRQLLAVSHDAPTCLNVNFPDCDASSAGPLTVTRQGVGLVEGIDVLEETDPRGIDYFWLRFQRGPRENAPDSETAVVASKRISVTPLHFDRTAAETFATLQAGLRADAAR, from the coding sequence ATGCCCGCTATCGAACCCATCGTTCAACGTGTGCTGCTCACCAACGACGACGGCATCGACGCGCCGGGCCTGGCCGTCCTCGAAGCCGTCGCCGCGCAAATCGCGCATGAAGTGTGGGTCGTCGCGCCGGAGCATGACCAGAGCGGGACATCGCACTCGATCAGCCTGCATTCGCCGTTGCGCATCTCGCGTCAGGGCGAGCGGCGCTTCGGCGTGCAAGGCACGCCCGGCGACTGCGTCGTGATGGCCGCGCGTCATCTCATGAAAGACGCGCCGCCGACGCTCGTGTTGTCCGGCATCAACCGCGGCGCGAATCTCGGCGTCGAAACGATGTTTTCCGGCACCGTCGGCGCGGCGATGACGGGCCTGCTGCTCGGCCTGCCTTCCATCGCGCTCAGTCAGACGTTCTCGGACCGCGACTCCGTGCGCTGGGATACCGCGCGCGCGCTCGCGCCGGGCGTGATCCGTCAGTTGCTCGCCGTGTCGCACGACGCGCCCACCTGTCTGAACGTCAACTTCCCCGACTGCGACGCCTCCTCCGCCGGTCCGCTCACGGTCACGCGGCAAGGCGTCGGGCTCGTGGAAGGCATCGACGTGCTCGAGGAAACCGATCCGCGCGGCATCGATTATTTTTGGTTGCGCTTCCAGCGCGGACCGCGCGAGAACGCGCCCGATAGCGAAACGGCCGTGGTCGCATCGAAGCGCATCTCGGTCACGCCGCTGCATTTCGATCGCACCGCCGCCGAGACCTTCGCGACGCTTCAGGCGGGACTGCGCGCCGACGCCGCGCGCTAG
- a CDS encoding MFS transporter has protein sequence MSWTREQRNVTIAAYLGWTLDAFDFFLMVFVLKDIATEFNTNIPEVAFAITLTLAARPVGALIFGRLADKFGRRPTLMINIACYSLLELLSGLSPNLTTLLILRTLFGIAMGGEWGVGSALTMETVPPKARGFVSGLLQAGYPSGYLLASIVFGVFYQFVGWRGMFFVGVAPALLVLYVRAHVPESPAWRAMEKRARPSLIATLKRNWTLSLYAIILMTAFNFFSHGTQDLYPTFLREQHHFDPHTVSIITIVLNIGAIVGGLFFGSISERIGRRLAIFIAALIALPVLYLWAFSAGPVALAIGAFLMQISVQGAWGVIPVHLNEISPDEIRATFPGLVYQLGNLLAAINATMQASIATSHGNNYGMAMAIVAGTVAVVIAALIFFSRERRGIDMTRSAQEVGATG, from the coding sequence ATGAGTTGGACGCGAGAACAAAGAAACGTAACGATTGCTGCATATCTCGGCTGGACGCTGGATGCGTTCGACTTTTTCCTGATGGTCTTTGTACTGAAGGATATTGCCACCGAGTTTAATACCAACATTCCGGAAGTCGCATTTGCCATTACGCTCACGCTCGCCGCACGTCCCGTTGGTGCACTTATATTTGGCCGGCTCGCGGACAAGTTCGGGCGCCGTCCGACGCTGATGATCAATATCGCGTGTTATTCGCTGCTCGAATTGCTGTCGGGCCTGTCGCCGAATCTCACGACGCTGCTGATTCTTCGCACGCTTTTCGGCATCGCGATGGGCGGCGAATGGGGAGTCGGTTCAGCGCTTACGATGGAAACCGTGCCGCCGAAGGCGCGTGGCTTCGTCTCCGGGCTTTTGCAGGCGGGTTATCCCAGCGGATATTTGCTCGCATCGATCGTGTTCGGCGTGTTTTATCAATTCGTCGGTTGGCGCGGAATGTTCTTTGTCGGCGTCGCGCCGGCGCTGCTCGTGCTTTACGTGCGCGCGCATGTGCCCGAATCGCCTGCCTGGCGTGCAATGGAGAAACGCGCGCGGCCCAGTCTCATTGCAACGCTCAAGCGAAACTGGACGCTTTCGCTCTACGCAATCATTTTGATGACCGCGTTCAACTTCTTCTCGCACGGCACACAGGATCTTTATCCGACGTTCCTGCGCGAACAACACCACTTCGATCCGCATACCGTTTCCATCATTACGATCGTGCTCAACATCGGCGCGATCGTCGGCGGCCTGTTCTTTGGCTCCATTTCCGAGCGGATCGGGCGGCGCCTCGCGATTTTCATTGCGGCGTTGATTGCGTTGCCGGTTCTGTATCTCTGGGCATTTTCTGCGGGTCCGGTCGCACTCGCGATCGGCGCTTTTCTAATGCAGATTTCGGTACAAGGCGCCTGGGGCGTGATTCCCGTGCACTTGAATGAAATCTCGCCCGACGAAATCCGCGCGACGTTTCCGGGACTCGTCTATCAGCTCGGCAATCTTCTGGCGGCCATCAATGCGACGATGCAGGCGTCAATCGCGACATCGCACGGAAACAACTACGGCATGGCGATGGCGATTGTCGCGGGGACTGTCGCGGTGGTCATAGCTGCATTGATTTTCTTTAGCCGCGAACGACGTGGGATCGATATGACGCGGTCGGCGCAGGAAGTGGGGGCAACGGGGTAA
- a CDS encoding N-acetylmuramoyl-L-alanine amidase, which yields MRASFRLCALAFACAFITACTTTMLNRGTYQADTQYQARNADSRVRFLVMHYTEIDEARSLAVLTGDEVSAHYVVPDAPRIQNGEPVVYQLVPEDKRAWHAGQSFWQGATELNASSIGIENVNLGPIDTPSGRMWQPYPPAQIDALIKLSRDIVERYRIPPTRVVGHSDIAPQRKIDPGPLFPWHALYEAGIGAWPDDADVARHLAGRDAKAPADVRALQEKLKRYGYDVATDGVLDEKTRRVFSAFQMHFRPFDYAGNADAESDAIAAALLDKYFP from the coding sequence GTGCGCGCGTCGTTCCGTCTCTGCGCGCTGGCGTTCGCCTGCGCCTTCATCACTGCCTGCACCACCACCATGCTCAACCGCGGCACCTACCAGGCCGACACGCAATACCAGGCCAGAAACGCCGATTCGCGCGTGCGCTTCCTCGTCATGCATTACACGGAGATCGACGAAGCGCGCTCGCTCGCGGTCCTCACCGGCGACGAAGTCAGCGCGCATTACGTCGTGCCCGATGCGCCCCGCATCCAGAACGGCGAGCCGGTCGTCTATCAGCTCGTGCCGGAAGACAAGCGCGCCTGGCACGCCGGCCAGAGCTTCTGGCAAGGCGCGACCGAACTGAACGCGTCGTCGATCGGCATCGAGAACGTGAATCTCGGCCCCATCGATACCCCTTCGGGCCGCATGTGGCAGCCATATCCGCCCGCGCAGATCGATGCGCTCATCAAGCTCTCCCGCGATATCGTCGAGCGCTATCGCATTCCGCCGACGCGCGTGGTCGGCCATAGCGATATCGCGCCGCAGCGCAAGATCGATCCCGGTCCGCTCTTTCCGTGGCACGCGCTCTACGAGGCGGGCATCGGCGCCTGGCCCGACGATGCGGACGTCGCGCGGCATCTCGCCGGCCGCGATGCCAAAGCGCCCGCCGACGTGCGCGCGCTGCAGGAAAAGCTCAAACGCTACGGCTACGACGTCGCGACCGACGGCGTGCTCGACGAGAAAACGCGCCGCGTCTTCAGCGCCTTTCAGATGCACTTTAGGCCGTTCGACTACGCGGGCAACGCGGACGCCGAAAGCGACGCGATCGCCGCCGCGCTGCTCGACAAATACTTCCCTTAA
- the rpiA gene encoding ribose-5-phosphate isomerase RpiA, translated as MTQDELKQLVGQAAADYVNAQVPEGSIIGVGTGSTANCFIDALAQSKARYRGAVSSSLASTARLEAHGFKVFDLNDIESLPVYVDGADEIDASGAMIKGGGGALTREKIVASVSDVFVCIADASKRVEVMGAFPLPVEVVPMARTAIGRKVAALGGVPIVRVTKDGLPFITDNGNEIIDVKGLSITDPRALEAHINAWPGVVTVGLFAARGADVCLLGTEKGVERIDY; from the coding sequence ATGACTCAGGACGAACTCAAGCAACTGGTCGGCCAGGCCGCCGCCGACTACGTGAACGCGCAAGTGCCGGAAGGCTCGATCATCGGCGTCGGAACCGGATCGACGGCCAATTGCTTCATCGACGCGCTCGCGCAATCGAAGGCGCGTTATCGCGGCGCGGTGTCGAGTTCGCTCGCCAGCACCGCGCGGCTCGAAGCGCACGGTTTCAAGGTCTTCGATCTCAACGACATCGAATCGCTGCCGGTCTACGTCGACGGCGCGGACGAAATCGATGCGAGCGGCGCCATGATCAAGGGCGGCGGCGGGGCGCTCACGCGCGAGAAGATCGTCGCGTCGGTGTCGGACGTATTCGTCTGCATCGCCGATGCAAGCAAGCGCGTCGAGGTGATGGGCGCGTTCCCGCTGCCCGTCGAAGTGGTGCCGATGGCGCGCACCGCTATCGGCCGCAAGGTCGCGGCGCTCGGCGGCGTGCCCATCGTGCGCGTCACGAAGGACGGCCTGCCTTTCATCACCGATAACGGCAACGAGATCATCGACGTAAAGGGCCTGTCGATTACCGATCCGCGCGCGCTCGAAGCGCACATCAACGCGTGGCCGGGCGTGGTGACGGTCGGCCTCTTCGCCGCGCGCGGCGCCGACGTGTGTCTGCTCGGCACGGAGAAGGGCGTCGAGCGCATCGACTATTGA
- the rlmB gene encoding 23S rRNA (guanosine(2251)-2'-O)-methyltransferase RlmB, which produces MSRLKVLYGFHAVTARLRADASSIEEVLYDPSRKDRRMQDFLRTAKEAGVRLIAADESRLWGLAGNIQHQGVVARANDLPLAQNLAELLDGISGTPLLLVLDGVTDPHNLGACLRVADAAGAHAVIAPRDRSAGLNATAAKVASGAAESVPYITVTNLARALRELKDAGVWVIGTAGEASASLYETKLDGPVAIVVGAEGEGMRRLTRETCDEIMNIPMAGAVESLNVSVASGVCLFEAVRQRGLKK; this is translated from the coding sequence ATGTCACGTCTCAAGGTTCTCTACGGTTTTCACGCGGTGACGGCGCGCCTGCGCGCGGATGCATCGTCGATCGAGGAGGTGCTGTACGACCCCTCGCGCAAGGATCGGCGCATGCAGGACTTCCTGCGTACCGCGAAGGAGGCGGGCGTGCGCCTGATCGCCGCCGACGAATCGCGCCTGTGGGGTCTTGCGGGCAACATCCAGCATCAGGGTGTGGTCGCGCGCGCGAACGACTTGCCGCTCGCGCAAAACCTGGCGGAACTGCTCGACGGCATCTCCGGCACGCCGCTGTTGCTCGTGCTCGACGGCGTCACCGATCCGCACAATCTCGGCGCGTGCCTGCGCGTGGCGGACGCGGCGGGCGCGCATGCCGTCATCGCGCCGCGCGACCGGTCGGCGGGTCTCAACGCAACCGCCGCGAAAGTGGCGAGCGGCGCGGCGGAAAGCGTGCCGTACATCACGGTGACGAATCTCGCGCGCGCCCTGCGGGAATTGAAGGACGCGGGCGTGTGGGTGATCGGCACGGCGGGCGAAGCAAGCGCGAGCCTCTACGAGACGAAGCTGGACGGCCCCGTGGCGATCGTCGTCGGCGCGGAAGGGGAGGGCATGCGACGCCTCACGCGCGAAACCTGCGACGAGATCATGAACATTCCGATGGCCGGCGCGGTGGAGAGCCTGAACGTGTCCGTGGCGAGCGGGGTGTGCCTGTTCGAGGCGGTGCGGCAGCGGGGGCTGAAGAAGTAA